The genomic region CCTCTCATTAGTAGCTCTATTAAGATGTGTTCCGCCGAAAAAAGCGTGTATCTTTTCTTCGCCGGTTATCAGCTGCACATGTTGTAAGGTGTTGATGAGCCCGGCGTGAGCACACCCTGAAATGACAACTATTCCTTGGGAAGACCGGACTATAAGAGCCTGGTCATCTAAAATTTTATCCTGTTCCCAACCGCTGTTTGATTTTACTTGAAATTTGTTTGATATTTTTTCATACGGAGTTAACCGCGGGATTGCACCGGTCAGAAACACGCCTTCTTCCAGCTCTGTCGGCGTGGTCCGCAGATTCAATATAGCGCCCTCGTATTGAAGTTGCTCCCTGGTCCAGCCAATGCCAATATATTCCGGATCCGCATCTTTTTTTATTGTGTAACGTTCGCTAAACACATCGGGATGAGCGTAAACATCCACCGGGCCATAAAGCTTAAGAACATCCCTAAGTCCGCCGGTATGATCATAATGGCCGTGGCTTAAGACCACTGCCGAAACATCAGTTAGATCTATCCCTAAAACCCCAGCGTTAGAAATTAATGTATGACTGGCGCCGGTATCAAAAAGTATCTTCCTACCGTTAACGTTTACCAAAGCAGCAAAACCATGCTCGGCTAGCAGTTCGGGCTGCCGTACGGTATTCTCCACCAGAATCGTGATTGAAACAACTGCCAGTTCAAGCACCTCCCCCGGATAATCCGCTATTTATATAGTATCTTTGTTATGGGCATATGTCAACAATAAGTGTAGATTTTCCCCTCATTCTGCTTCTTTTTTTGATCTATAATCCTCTATCGCTTTTTTAAGAGCAGCAGGCCCAAGTAAAGAACAATGGATCTTGGGGTCAGGTAAGCCACCGAGGCAGGCCATCACATCGCTGTCGGTTATGGCCCAGGCTTCAGTTAGGGTTTTATTCCGGGCCAATTCCGTAGTTGCACTGGTAGTTGCTATCGCCGCCGGACATCCGTAAGCCTCAAATTTTATGTCGCTTATTTTCCCATCGGTAACTTTGATCTCAATTTCCAAATAATCACCGCATTCCAGGGAACCTACCGCTCCTACGCCATCAGCATCGGGCAACTCCCCTACATTGCGTGGATTAAGGAAATGATCAAGCAATAAGTCAGTATACATTGGTAAAATTCACTCCTACTCTTAAAAGATTGTTTCTTAGCATATTGATCAAATGCTCTTTTATAACTAAACATTAAACCTGCTATTGTTCATATGTCAATAATCGAGGCCCAATATTTGCTGCCTATCAAAAAAGCCAT from Bacillota bacterium harbors:
- a CDS encoding MBL fold metallo-hydrolase yields the protein MLELAVVSITILVENTVRQPELLAEHGFAALVNVNGRKILFDTGASHTLISNAGVLGIDLTDVSAVVLSHGHYDHTGGLRDVLKLYGPVDVYAHPDVFSERYTIKKDADPEYIGIGWTREQLQYEGAILNLRTTPTELEEGVFLTGAIPRLTPYEKISNKFQVKSNSGWEQDKILDDQALIVRSSQGIVVISGCAHAGLINTLQHVQLITGEEKIHAFFGGTHLNRATNERIKCTVEALGELDLDIVGAGHCTGFEASVALYNTLGDKFACIPVGSVFELE
- a CDS encoding iron-sulfur cluster assembly scaffold protein; this translates as MYTDLLLDHFLNPRNVGELPDADGVGAVGSLECGDYLEIEIKVTDGKISDIKFEAYGCPAAIATTSATTELARNKTLTEAWAITDSDVMACLGGLPDPKIHCSLLGPAALKKAIEDYRSKKEAE